The Natronoarchaeum philippinense genome includes the window GATCGGTTCTCGTCGGCGCGTTCGATGTCCTCGTGAACGCCGAGGGATTCGAGCAGCGCGACGACCTCTTGGGTCTTCACGAGATCCTCGAACTCGTCGTCGACGACGAGCGGCAGTTCGAGGTCCTCGTCGAACTCGTGACCGCGCTCGGCCACCAGATCGGCGTCCGTCGTGGCGGCGATCGCCGAGCGGACTGCCTTCTTGCGCTCTTTCGTGTTGAGGTCGAGGCCCTGATCCTTCTCCTCTTTCGGGGGGTGGGCCTTGCGACCACCGACTGTCTGGGGGACGCGGCGGGCCTGCCCGTTCTCCTGGGGCACGTGGGCCATGCCGCGGCCGCTACCCGGCGACTCGGCCGGGGTTCGGAGGCCGGCGTACTCGTCTGCGCCGTAGTCTTGCTTTCGGTTGGCCTGTGCGGCGAGCACCGCGCGCTCGATCAGGTCCTGCCGAACGGTGGTCTCGAAGACCTCCGGCAGATCGACCGTGCCCGCGTCCTCGCCGTCCAGGTCGCGTACTGTTGCCTGCATAAGTTATCCCTGGTTCGACTCCGTTGCTACGTAGCGCACCTCGGGGTCGAGGCGCGGTTGGTCGTTCGGTCGCACCGCCGTCCGAAGTCGGAGCAGGCGCTCCTCGGGGCCCGGTGCCGAGCCCTTGATGAGCGCGTAGTTGCCTTCGACTTCGCCGTAGTTGACGAAGCCGCCCTCGGGCGTGACGCCGTCCTCGCTGGCGTCGCCGAGGTCGATGAGGCGCTTGTTGAGCTCCGTCCGCTGGTG containing:
- the rpl4p gene encoding 50S ribosomal protein L4 encodes the protein MQATVRDLDGEDAGTVDLPEVFETTVRQDLIERAVLAAQANRKQDYGADEYAGLRTPAESPGSGRGMAHVPQENGQARRVPQTVGGRKAHPPKEEKDQGLDLNTKERKKAVRSAIAATTDADLVAERGHEFDEDLELPLVVDDEFEDLVKTQEVVALLESLGVHEDIERADENRSVRAGRGTTRGRKYKTPKSILFVTSSETGPSKAARNLAGADVATAAEVNAEDLAPGAQGGRLTVFTESALEEVADR